GAAACTTTTATGTTATATTCAACCAACTTAGGTTTTATATACTCATTAAGTTCATCTATAGAGTATTCACTAAAATTCTTCTCATTTACCCCCCTTATAGATATATAATTCATTCCTAGATTTTTAACAGTTTCTAGTTGAGTAGTAAAATCACTACTTATTTCATCTGAGAAACCTGATATATGTATATTTTGTAACATACATTCCCCCCTATACTTTTGTTATTTTTTTAACTTTAATTAGTTTTATTATCTAACATAAAACTTAATTAAATATGTATTTTGTATAATTAACTCGTTGTGCTAGTTAAATTTTTCAATAATAAAACTCCAACAAATATAGTATCCTAAGATTATCTCTACTATTCTAAAGGAGGATTATATATGCTAGAGTTTAATAATTATTATATCCAAGATCAAAAAAATTTAACTGATTTATTTACAAATATATTTGTAATTATAGATGATATATATAATGAGATTATACCTATAACTGTAAGTAATAGACGTAATATAAAAGATAGCAAACTTTCTGATAGTGAGATAATCACTATTAGCATAGTTGGTGAACTTTTAACTATTGATTCTGAAAAAGCATTCTTTAGTTTGCTTAAAAGGGAATATAAAAATCTATTTCCAAAGATAGGAGATAGAACGAGATTCAACAGAACTAAAAGAAACTTATATTGGGTAATATCTAAAATAAGAGAGCATATTTCTTTATTTATGCAATCTTATTCTAACAATATAAGAATTGTAGATAGTATGCCTATTCCAGTATGTGAATTTGGTAGAGCACATTTTAGTAAATGCTTTAAAGGCGAAGCCTCTTATGGTAGATGTCCTTCAAAAAAACAAACTTATTTTGGATTTAAATTTCATGCTCTTACTACAATAGATGGATTTTTATCTGATTATATTATAACTCCAGCTAATGTAGATGATAGAAATGCAGTATGGGATTTATGTGATAAATATAAATCTATTTCTATTATTGGTGATAAAGGGTATGTAAATAAAAGGCTAACGCCTGAACTGAAAGTTGAAAAGGATATAAATCTATTATTTTTAAAGCGCGGAAATAGTAAAGATAATTATCCCAAAGATATAAGACAATTGATATTTAAAGCTAGAAGAAGGATAGAAACTAGTTTTTCTCAGTTGGCAGAACAATTAAATTTGAATAAAGTAAAAAGTAAATCAATGTTAGGATTTATAACTAGAACTTCAATAAAAGTTTTAGCTCATAATATATCATTTCTAATAAACAAATTAATGGGAAATGAAGATTCTATATCTAAAATAAAAAGATTAGTATTTGGATAAAAATTACAAATACTAATCTTTCATAGGATATTCTTTTTTGCACAATTTAAATTCCTTTATTTGGAAAAATAATTAACTAGCACAACAGATTAATTATTAAAAATATATATTATACTTATCTCAGGAATTCGTTTTCCCTTATATCATTATAGTATCAGAGGTATTTTTAACTTGCAATAAATACTCTTCTACATTATCTTACATACCCTAATTGCTATTATAGATTTTTTAACAATTTTAGAAATCATATTTTCATTTTTACTATGTTTTTTCTTATTACCTCTATAATAGACTCTTTTATTCTTACATCATACACGGTATATCATGATTATATTCTTATAAATATATCTTACTTATCCATATTTTAATAACAACTTTAATATAACTATATAGATTTATATCTATAAAAAATTCTCTTCGCTTGAGTGACGTGTCGGCGAAACACTTCATGTCGCCAACGACTTCGTTCGTTGCTTGAGCCACTGCGTGGGCGAAGTATTTCAAAATATTTTTTACGCTCAAAACCAATTTATTGATATTACTTACATTCAGAATTTATCCACATTTTTTTAAGTATTATAATATCCTTAAGCATAAAAAAGATGGTTCTACTGTTTGTATAACCATCTTCATTATTTATTCTTCGTGCTTCATCTGATGTTTTAATTCTTTTTCTAATTTCTTTTCTTCATGTCTTTCATGTCTTTCTTCTTTTTTCTCTTCATGATCTACTTTGCGACCTTGTTTAACTTTTTCATGTTCTTCATGCTTCATTTGGTGTTTTAACTCTCTAGCAAACTTCTTTTCTTCATGTTTTTCATGTCTTAACTCTTTATGTTGCTCATGACGAGCTTCCATGCCTTCTATATCTTTTTTCATTTCTTCAATAAATTTGCTCATTTATATACCTCCTAAAATGACCTTAATAAGATTCCTATTATAGTAACCTAACTTTTAAATAATAGTATGCAATATATCAAAAAAGTTAATAAAACTAATATGAGTTATGATATAAAATTTAAACAACGAGTAATTGAATATAGAGAAGAAGGACACACTTTCAAGGAAACTTGTAAAGTATTTAAAATATCTGAAACAACACTAATAAGATGGATAAACAAAAAAAAGGAAGGGAAATTAGGCGAAGTAAAAATAAGAGTTAGAAAACCAAAAAAGATTTGTCCAGAACAATTAGTTAAATATATAGAACAGTATCCAGATGCATACTTATATGAGATAGCAGAAGAATTCAATTGTAGTGATGTGGCTATATTTAAAGCACTTAAGAAACTAAATATAACACGAAAAAAAAGACAACTTTATACAAGGAGCAATGCAAAGAAAAAATAAAAAAATATTTAAATGAAATAAAATATTTTAAAGAAGAAGATATAGTATACATTGATGAAACAGGGATACAAGGATATATTTATAGAGAATATGCTAGAGCCGTAAGAGGTAAAAAGGTTTATGACAAAATACCTGGCAAAAAGTATAAAAGAATAAATATAGTAGCAGGAAAATGTGTAGATAAGATAATCTCTCCTTTAGTATACGATAAAATAATGGATAGTGAGTTTTTTGAAAAATGGTTCAAAGAAATGTTTTTAAAAGAAGTAGAAGAAAACAAAGTTATTGTAATGGATAATGCAACATTTCATTGTAAAAGTAGACTATATGAATTATGCAAGAATGCTAACAAAAATCTAAAATTAATATTTTTACCACCATATTCTCCAGATTTAAATCCAATAGAAAAGTACTGGGCAGTATTAAAAAAGAAGTTGAAAAAAATAGTTAAAAATAACATAAGTTTAGAAGAAACTATTTACCAACTTTTTAAAGTTAATTGACTATAATATATTTTACAAATTTTATTTTAGTATTCTCATTTTAAATTTAATAATAAAATATTAACTTATATATACAAAAAAAGAGTAGCAAAATTGCTACTCTTTTTATTACATCATTCCTGGCATTCCTCCGCCCATTCCTGGCATAGCAGGTTCAGATTCTGGTAAATCTGCAACTGCCGCCTCAGTAGTTAAGAATACTCCAGCTATAGATGCTGCATTTTGTAAAGCACTTCTAGTAACCTTAGTTGGGTCAACTATACCAACTTCTATCATGTTAACATATCTTTCATTTAATGCATCAAATCCTACCTCAGGTTCTGCATTAATTACTCTTTCTGTTATAACAGCACCCTCAAGACCTGCATTTATAGCTATTTGTCTTAATGGTTCTTCTAATGCTTTTCTTATTATCTTAGCACCTATTTGTACTTCACCTTCTAGTTCTAATACTAACTTATCTAAAGCTGGTATTACACTAACTAATGCAGTACCACCACCAGCAACTATACCTTCTTCAACAGCTGCTCTTGTTGCATTAAGTGCATCTTCTATTCTTAATTTTCTTTCTTTCATTTCAACTTCCGTAGCAGCTCCTACTTTTATAACAGCTACTCCACCAGCTAATTTAGCTAATCTTTCCATTAGTTTTTCTTTATCAAACTCTGAAGTAGTTTCTTCTACTTGATGCTTTATTTGATTAACTCTATTTTCTATAGCAACTTTATCTCCAAATCCATCTACTATTGTAGTAGCTTCTTTAGTTACTTTTACAGAACCTGCTCTACCTAACATAGTTACATCTGCTTCTTTTAGGTCATATCCTAATTCTTCAGATATTACAACTCCTCCAGTAAGTGTTGCTATATCTTCAAGCATTGCTTTTCTTCTATCTCCAAATCCTGGAGCTTTAACTGCAACAACTTCAAATGTTCCTCTTAATTTGTTAACTACTAATGTAGATAATGCTTCTCCATCTACATCTTCAGCTACTATTAATAATTTCTTACCTTGTTGAACTATTTGCTCTAATATAGGTAATATATCTTGTATGTTAGATATTTTTCTATCCGTTATTAATATATATGGATCATTTAATATTGCTTCCATCTTATCTACATCTGTAACCATGTATGCTGAAACGAACCCTCTGTCAAATTGCATCCCTTCAACAGCATCTAATTCAGTATTCATAGTTTTAGATTCTTCAACAGTTATAACACCATCTTTTCCTACTATTTCCATAGCTTCTGCTATTAATGCTCCTACTTCTTCATCCCCTGCAGATATAGAAGCAACTTGAGATATAGATTCCTTAGTTTCTATAGTTCTAGATTGAGATTTTAATTCTTCTACTGCAACTTCAACAGCTTTTTGTATACCTTTTCTTATTAAAACTGGATTAGCTCCTGCTGTTACATTTTTTAACCCTTCTCTTATTATAGCTTGAGCTAAAACTGTAGCAGTTGTAGTACCATCACCAGCTACATCATTAGTTTTAGTAGCAACTTCCTTAACTAATTGAGCTCCCATATTTTCAAATCTATCTTCTAACTCTATTTCTTTAGCTATTGTTACACCATCATTAGTTATAAGAGGTGCTCCAAATTTTTTATCTAATATAACATTTCTTCCTTTTGGTCCTAAAGTAACTTTTACTGTATCTGCTAATTTATTTACACCTGTTTCTAACGCTTTTCTAGTATCTTGAGCAAATTTAATTTCTTTAGCCATTATTAACCCCTCCTATAAATTATTCAACTACTGCTAATATATCACTTTGTCTTAGTATTGTGTATTCATTTCCTTCTATCTTAACCTCAGTACCTGCATACTTTTGGAATATAACTTTATCTCCTACTTTTAATTCCATAGTTATCTCTTTTCCGTCTACTATACCACCTGGGCCCACTTCTATAACTTCAGCCATTTGTGGTTGCTCCTTAGCTGTCCCTGGTAAAACTATACCACTTGCAGTTTTCTCTTCAGCCTCTATTTTTTTTATAACTACTCTATCAGCTAATGGTCTTATCTTCATATTTTTACCTCCTAGTAAATATTCATATGTAAAAATAAAAATTCGCTTTGCTCATTTCGCCAACGATATATCCTTGCTACCGCTATAGATACATCCGTTGCTCAAAATAATTGTTGAATTTCAAAATATATATTTTATAATACATTTGAATATAAAAATATACTATAATGAATTTATCACTCTCTAACCAAGAGTGCTAACAATTATTATAGTATATTAATTATATCCATTTTTCAATAGTTTTTAAAAATTTTTTATAATATAGGTGAAAATAGTCTCGCTATTGATTCTTTCACCTTTTTAACCATACTTCTATTATTAAAATCTTCTATTTTTAACTCCTCACTATTTTTCATATCTTCTAAAAAATCCTTAGTCATAATATCTATTACTTCTTTATCATATATAAATGCATTTATTTCAAAGTTTAGCATAAAACTTCTTAAATCCATATTAGCTGATCCAGTTGAAGTTATTTTATCATCTATAATTATAACTTTAGAGTGTATAAAACCTTTTGTATACAAATAAACCTTACCTCCAGATTTCAGTATATCACTAAAATATGAATAAGATGCTGTATTTACTATTTTATGATCAGCTATTTTCGGGAATATAATTCTAACATCTACTCCACTTAAAGCTGCACTATTTAAAGCTTTTAGCAAGCTTTCATCTGGTATAAAATATGGTGTTTCTATATATATGCTTTTTTTAGCCTGACATATAGCTGAAAAATAAGCATAATGTATAGCCTCCCAATCACTATCAGGCCCACTTGCTACAACTTGAACCATACTATTTCCGCAGTGACCTATTTTAGGGAAAAATCTTTTAGTTAAGAGAATCTCTTTTGTTGTATAATACCAATCTGTTAAAAAAATCATTTGAAGCATATATACTGAAGTACCTTCTACTCTTATATGAGTATCTCTCCAATAACCAAACTTCTTATTCCTTCCTAAATATTCATCACCTATATTTATTCCACCGGTATATCCTATAGAACCGTCTATTACTACTATCTTTCTATGATTCCTATAATTTAATTTACCTCCTAATATAGGGAATTTATTCGGTATAAATGGTTCAATTTGTATACTATACTTTCTCATTTCATTAAAGAAATTTCTATGAAACCAGAATCTCCAACATCCTACATCATCATACAAAATTCTAACCTTAACACCTTGTTTTGCTTTTTCAATTAATGCATTCTTTATCTTTGTTCCAATTTCACTTTCTTTTATTATAAAATATTCTAAGTGTATATATTCTTTAGCATTTTCTATATCTTTAAGAAGTCTTTCAAATTTTTGATTTCCATCAACATAGACTTCTATATTATTATTAGTTGTAAATGGAAATACTCCTGTATTTAATAATAAACTTATAACTCTTCGCTTAACAAAATCTTCATCTTCTAGGTCATTAAGTATTCTATTGTTCTTTATAGATTTTTGTTCTAATGTTACTAACTCTTCTATTTCATCTAAGTTCTCAAATAAATTTTTATCCTTTATATCTGTTGCTAGTTTTTGAGTTCTAAGCATTTTTATCTTTCGTATATTTCTACCAAATACCGCATATATCACAATTCCTAAACCTGGTAATAATATAAATATTAATAACCAAGTCATAGTCTTAGCAGGATCTCTATTTTCAAGTATTATAGTCATAGATATTAAAGCTCCAGCGATGTAAGATATAATTAAATAACTTAAAAACAAAATACCTCCAACACTCATAAAAAATCTCCTTTTTATCTTCCTATACCAAGCTCCCTTGCATAATAGAATAAATACTGTTGTGCAAAACCAGATAATCCCTTAAACTTATCTATAGCATATGCTCTTATTTTAGATAAACTCATATCCTCTTCTACATAAAATTCTTGCATAACTCTTTTAACCCACACGTCTACCGGGAAAGTATCATACTTTTGCATTCCAAATAATGCAATGCAGTCACCCACCTTAGGACCAACTCCATTAAATTTTAATAATTCCTTTAAGCACTCCTCTGTATTTAACTTAGTATATTCAGATATATTTTCATTATTTAAAATAACACTATCTGTTGTACTTTTTATATATTTATCTCTAAATCCTGTTTGGCATGCTCTTATTTGTTCTTGGCTAGCCTTACTTAATTGTTCTGGGGTAGGAAAAGCATAATACTCTTTACCATTATATTCACCAATATATGTCCCGAACTCTCTAGATAAATTATTTATAGCTTTTTGTATCATAGGTATTCTGTTGTTTGATGATATTATAAACGATATAAGCATTTCCCATCCATCTTGTTTAAGAATTCTTATGCCATCACCAAATTCTGTCGCTTTTTCTAAATGCTCATCCATATTTCTTAATATCTCTTTTATATTTCCATAATCTGTTCCTAAATCAAAATATTCAAACCAAATATTATTAAAATCATCTAAATTAGTATTCTTTAAAAAAACTTTATCTCCTTGTTTTGAAACATTTATTACTCTTCCTTTTGCTACACCAGTATATGACTCATCATCTTCTTTAATCCATCTAAAACACTGACCACATTCAAATATATGCTTCGGATTAAAATCTGATATATCTTCTAATATAACTGTGTTATCTTTTTCGTAAACTTTCATAAATTAATACTCCTCAACGTAAATTATTATAAAATTATTATATCTTTAATTTACCCATATTTTACATAAATTAAATAAGTTAATTTAAATTATGCTATAAAATAAAAAGTCTAGAGTAGTATTTTAAATTTTTTTCTGATAAAATACATAAGACATTATTTTTAGAGGGTGATTTTACATGAATAATAGAGGTATATTTATAGCTGTTGAAGGACCTATTGGTGTAGGAAAAACTACATTAGCTAATATACTTAACCAACATTTTGGTTATACTCTTTTAAGAGAAATAGTTGAAGAAAATCCTTTTTTATCAAAATTTTATACAGATATTAAAGAATATGCTTTACAAACAGAAGCATTTTTTCTATTTAATAGATTTAAACAATTAGAGGATATTGAAAAAAATGTATTAAGTCTATCTAAGGGTGTTGTAAGTGATTATCATATAATAAAAAATCTTATATTTGCAGGTATTACACTTGATAAAATGCAATTTCATAGATATAAACAAGTATATAACATATTCGTTAATGATTTACCTCAACCCGATATTATAATATATTTAAATTCTAATACAGATGTTCTGATGAAAAGAATAGCAATGAGGGATAGAAGTTTTGAAAGGCAAATGGATAGAAACTATATTGATGGATTAAGAACGGAATATAAATATTATTTCAATCCATTATCTATAAAACACAACTTTATGGGTAAAGAACCTATAATAATCGAGATTGATAATTCTAATTTAGACTTCTTAAATAAAGAAGAAGATAAAAAATTTATAATAAATAAAGTGGAAGAAGCAATTTCAACTTTAGGAGGAAATACGACATGTTCAAATTAGTAAATCAATGCAATAAACCTTTAAATAGAGATTTATTCATAACAGTAGCTGGTAATGTTGGTGCTGGTAAATCAACTTTAACTAAATTAGTTGCACAAAAACTAGGATTTGAAGCACATTATGAAAAGGTTGATGGTAACCCATATTTAGAAGATTTTTATAAAGATCAAGAAAAATGGGGGTTCCACTTACAATTATACTTCTTAGCTCAAAGATTTAAACAACAAAAAGAAATAGACAGCAATGGATTAAATAATATCCAAGATAGAAGTATATACGAAGATGTAGAAATATTCGCTAGAAATTTATATGATAATAAAAAAATGACTAAGAGAGATTATATAACTTATAGAGATTTATTTAATGATATGGTTCCTTATTTAAGAAGACCTGACTTAATGATATATCTTGATGGATCTTTAGATTCTATAATCCATAGAATAAATCTTAGAGGTCGTGATATGGAAAAAACAGTCGATATAGAATACTGGAAAAATCTTCATGATAGATATGAAAAATGGATTACTGAGTATGACCAATCACCAGTTTTATATGTTAATATAAATGAAGTTGATCTAATAAATAATCCAGAACATTTAGATATGTTATGTGATAAAATAAAAGAAATACTAGGGATGTAGATATATACACTCCTAGTATTTCTTTTTATACATATAGTTTCAATAAATACTTTATTTATTCTTTTTATTACATTATTTTTAATTATTATAAGAATATAGATATTAATATTATAGCAGTTACTACTTGTAATAAACCTACAAATAGAGCATATAATGATACAGATTTACCTTGTTTTATTAATTCTCTTAAATTAACTCTAAGTCCTATTGCACCTAATGCTATTATTTCAAGTTTATTACTTATAGCCTTAAATAAACTTGATACCTCTGGAGAGATTATATTTACTGTAAATAATGCACATGTTATAAAGAAACCTATAACATACCATGGTATTTTTATTTTACCTTTTTTAACATCTGATACTTCTTCTTCTATTATTTCATGGTTAGTTTTATGTTTTATATGACCAAGTGTAAATACTACTACAACTAATAGTATAACCCTTACTATTTTAAATATCATAGCCATTTCTTTAACATGCTCATTTACCATTTCTCCACTGGCAACAACTTGTCCTACTGATTGAAGTGTTCCACCTATCATAGCTGATGTTTTTACAACTTCATGGTTATATAACCGTCCACATAAAACAGGAAGTAAAAACATTAAAAATATACCAGTTATATTTACTATTGTGATAGTTATTCCTTTATCATCATCATTTGCATCTATAACTGGAGCTGTTGCAGCTATTGCAGATGAACCACATACTGCATTTCCACTTGCCATAAGCATTCTAAAATTCTGACTAAAACCTAATTTTTTACCTATATACATTGTTCCAACTATAGTAATTGCCATTTGTATAACAACAAAAATTATTCCGCTAAATCCTAATTCCATTAACTTTGTTACGCTTAAAGTACCTCCAAGCAATACTATTGAGTATGATAATAGATTAGTTTCAGAAAATTTATATCCACTTTGGAACACTTTTTGTCCTAAGAATAAGTTCCCTACTAACATACCTAAAAATATTGCTATAGTTCCTGCCCCTAAACTCGGCATAAACTTTGCTAATCCCATACTAATTAAAGATACTAATATAGCTACTATAAGTCCTGGTATTATATTTTTTATTTCACTTAATACTTTATTACTTTTACTCATAAATTCTGCCTCTCCTCTAAAATGTTATTTTTATTTGTATTATGCCCATATTCAATTCAAATAAATATATTTTCCAAAACTAATCATCTATTATTATATAAGCTTAATTTATATAAGTAAAATAAATAAAATATATAATATGTATTAATATTTTTAATTATTATGTGTATAATATATATAATAATTATATCAACTTTAGGAGGTATTGTATTGTTTGAAGAATTGAAAACTTTTATCGCTGTAGTAGAACATAAAAACTTTACAAAAGCCGGTGAATATTTAAATTTATCTCAACCAAGTGTCAGCACACATATAAAAAATTTAGAAAGTTATTATGGCGTTACTTTAATTAATAGATCTATAAAACATAAATCAATTGTTATAACTGAAAACGGCTATAAACTTTATAACAGGGCAAAAGAAATTCTACATATTTTAGATACTACATATATGGAAGTTAGAGATATTTCAGACTCGATCAAAGGAATTATAAAGATTGGTGCTAGTTTAACTATTGGGGAGTATATTTTACCTAAATTTCTTACTATTTTTCGTGAAAAATATCCAGATATAGAGGTTGATCTACTTATCGAAAATACCACTATAATTGCTGAAAATTTAAAGGATTTAACTTTAGATATCGGATTTATAGAAGGAATATCTTCATACCCTAATTTGAATCAAGAATATTTATCAGAAGATAAAATGGTTTTAGCAGTTCCTTATGATTCCCGCTGGATCAATAATAAATTTAACTTCGATTTATTACAAAATCAAAATTGGGTAGCTCGAGAAGAAGGGTCCGGTACTAGAGAATATTTAAATCTATATTTGAACTCAAATAAAATAATCGCAAAAAATTTAATGATTTTAGGTAGTAATTATGCAGTTAAAGAAGCTGTTAGAAATGGACTTGGAGTAACTATAATCTCTAATTTTGTAGCTGACCCAGCAGCTAAAAATAAAGAGTTAATCACCATAGAATTGGACAAATTTTACAATCGTAGTTTTTCTTATATTTTACCTAAAAATATGAATATTACAAAAGCTACTGAGGTATTTTTAGAAGAATTTAAAAATTACTTATTAACTATTACTAAGTAATTTTATTAATTATACAAGTATATTTTTATAATTAAACTATATTATTCTTTAATAAATATAAGGACTTAGCAATTCCTAAGTCCTTATATCAATTTATATTTAATTACATTCCTAGTTCTTTAAACTCTCTACTTCCAGGTTTAACCAACTCTATTTTTCCTTCTTTACATAAAGGACACTCATCAGCATCATGAACTTGTATATCTAACTTTATTGCACTATATATAGGCATACCTATATCTTTAGAAGTTCTATTTGCTATGCAAGCTACCCCTATAACTTCTCCACCTAATTTTTCTAAAGCCTCTTTAGTTTCTATCGTTGATTTTCCAGTAGTAACAACATCTTCAGCTATTATTATTTTGGCTCCAGGACTAACCTCAAATCCTCTTCTAAGCTCCATTACTCCATCTTTTCTTTCAGTGAATACAGTCTCCTTATTTAATTGTCTTCCTAATTCATAAGAAACTATAACTCCACCCATTGCAGGTCCTACTACTAAATCTATATCTAAATCTTTTATTTGATCAACTACTGTACTTAATACCTGCTCTGCATATTTAGGAAATCTTAATACTTTAGCACATTGTACATATCTATTGCTGTGCTTTCCTGAAGATAATAGGAAATGACCTTCTAATAATGCATCACTTTTCTTTAATATTTCTACTACGTCTACTTTACTCATAACTATGTCCTCCCAAATTTTCATATGTTTATTTTAAATTATTATATTATTCCTCTAATTTCGTCTAAACTTTTTATTCCTTCTTTTTTCATAAATTCTTCTATTCCGTCTATTATTTCAATACCAATTTTAGGATTTATGAAATTTGCAGTTCCAACCTGGATACACGTTGCTCCAGCCATTATAAACTCTATGGCATCTTGAGCTGTAGTTATTCCACCCATTCCCATAACTGGTATGCTTACATTTTTACATACCTCATGAACCATTCTAAGAGCTATTGGTTTTATGGCTGGACCAGATAAACCTGCATATATATTTTCAAATACTGGCTTTCTCTTATGTATATCTATAGCCATTGCTTTAAATGTATTCACTAAAGATATACCATCTGCACCTTCTTCTTCACAGACTTTAGCCATACCAACTATGTCTTCAGCATTAGGTGATAATTTAACTACAAGAGGTAAATCTGTAACTTTTCTAACTGCTCTTACTACTTCTCTTGCAACTTCATTTTTTATACCAAATGCCATTCCACCAGCTTTTACATTTGGACAAGATATGTTTAACTCTATCATATCTATAGATTGATTATTTAAAAGTTCAGCTCCCTTTACATAATCATCTAAAGTTCCTCCGCCTAAATTAGCTATCCTTACTAAGTTTAAACCTTTAAAAAACTTTAGTTCATTATCTATGAATCCTTGAACACTTGGATTTTCAAGTCCTACACTATTCATCATTCCAGATGGAGTTTCCCATACTCTCATCCCTTTATTTCCATCTCTTTTTTCTAAAGTAAGACCTTTACTACTTATCCCTCCTAATTTTTGTATGTCATAAATTTCATTATACTCTTTGCCGAATCCAAAGGTTCCTGAAGCCATAACAACTGGATTTTTAAAATCGATATTCCCGAATTTTACACCTAAATTAGCCATTGAATATCACATCCTCTCCCCAAAATACCGGTCCATCTTTACACGTTTTCTTATTTCCAAACTGTGTTTTACAAGTACATACTAAACATGCTCCAACTCCACATGCCATATGATTTTCTAGAGACACCATTATCTTCGTATTAGTTCCTTCTGTCATCTTAACTAGCTTTTCCATCATAGGAGTCGGTCCACAAGCTAGTATATAATCATATTTTTCAATATCTAAAATATCCGTTACAAATTTATCCCCTATAGCTATATGCACTTCATTACAAACTTCTTTGTATTCTTCTTCTAGTATGGCTTCTTTTCTAAAACCTAAATACGCATCACAATTTTCTATATTCTTAGCAACTAAGTAAAGTGGTGCTACTCCGATTCCTCCACCTACTAAAGCCACCTTACCTTGAACCTTTTCATAACCATTTCCATATGGACCTTCTAACTTTATAGTTTCGCTTACTTTTACTTTGCTTAAGATTTGAGTTCCTTCTCCTACAACTTTATATAAAAAACTTATACTATTCTCGTCTATATCGTGTATACTTATAGGTCTTGAAAGAAGTGGAAATTTATCCCATGCTCTTAACATATAAAATTGACCCATTTTTCCTTCAAACTTACCTTCAATTCTCAGAAGGTACATATCTTCCCCTACATATCTATTTTCAATTACTTTGTACATATTCATTCGCCCCTTGCCATCATATATTTTATCAAGATTTATATATAGTCTATTGCTGCTTCTTCCAAAGAATTTTGAGATTCTTTTGCACCT
The Romboutsia ilealis genome window above contains:
- the pyrE gene encoding orotate phosphoribosyltransferase; the protein is MSKVDVVEILKKSDALLEGHFLLSSGKHSNRYVQCAKVLRFPKYAEQVLSTVVDQIKDLDIDLVVGPAMGGVIVSYELGRQLNKETVFTERKDGVMELRRGFEVSPGAKIIIAEDVVTTGKSTIETKEALEKLGGEVIGVACIANRTSKDIGMPIYSAIKLDIQVHDADECPLCKEGKIELVKPGSREFKELGM
- a CDS encoding dihydroorotate dehydrogenase produces the protein MANLGVKFGNIDFKNPVVMASGTFGFGKEYNEIYDIQKLGGISSKGLTLEKRDGNKGMRVWETPSGMMNSVGLENPSVQGFIDNELKFFKGLNLVRIANLGGGTLDDYVKGAELLNNQSIDMIELNISCPNVKAGGMAFGIKNEVAREVVRAVRKVTDLPLVVKLSPNAEDIVGMAKVCEEEGADGISLVNTFKAMAIDIHKRKPVFENIYAGLSGPAIKPIALRMVHEVCKNVSIPVMGMGGITTAQDAIEFIMAGATCIQVGTANFINPKIGIEIIDGIEEFMKKEGIKSLDEIRGII
- a CDS encoding dihydroorotate dehydrogenase electron transfer subunit; amino-acid sequence: MYKVIENRYVGEDMYLLRIEGKFEGKMGQFYMLRAWDKFPLLSRPISIHDIDENSISFLYKVVGEGTQILSKVKVSETIKLEGPYGNGYEKVQGKVALVGGGIGVAPLYLVAKNIENCDAYLGFRKEAILEEEYKEVCNEVHIAIGDKFVTDILDIEKYDYILACGPTPMMEKLVKMTEGTNTKIMVSLENHMACGVGACLVCTCKTQFGNKKTCKDGPVFWGEDVIFNG